The following proteins are encoded in a genomic region of Mycolicibacterium confluentis:
- a CDS encoding sensor histidine kinase translates to MSSSPGSEPHRDAPRWRTPGAWSLQSRLVIGQVLLLALVCIGMGGATELALRQYLIAQLDQNLTDASHRSALMASLPPPRTRPGDLRPIRMPGPGPDFLDAPGQPVGLIAVVENFRGVEAGVLTRDGQREGLTETAIGQLLDVTPRRPPITVDVDGLGGYRLVAAHSRNGDIVVTGLPMADVNETMLRVLLIMVVVAGTALVAATILGVVITRRSLAPLTRVAATARRVANLPLDRGEVELPVRVPESDANPNTEVGQMGSALNRMLDHISTALSTRQASETRVRQFVADASHELRTPLTAIRGYTELAQRHRDEVPDEVAHAMGRVASEAERMTNLVEDLLLLARLDSGRPLDREEVDLSQLAVDTVADAHIAGRDHEWNLDLPDDPVVVIGDRARLHQVMANLLANARVHTPAGTTVAVSLRASADGHAEIRVSDDGPGIPAQLQSEVFERFARGDSSRSRNGGSTGLGLAIVWAVVKAHHGQITVDSRPGDTVFTLRLPLTADA, encoded by the coding sequence ATGTCCTCAAGCCCGGGGTCTGAGCCACACCGGGATGCGCCGCGCTGGCGCACGCCAGGCGCGTGGTCGCTGCAGTCCCGACTTGTGATCGGCCAGGTGCTGCTCCTGGCGCTGGTCTGCATCGGAATGGGCGGTGCCACTGAACTGGCGCTGCGGCAGTACCTGATCGCCCAACTGGACCAGAACCTGACCGACGCGTCGCACCGTTCGGCGTTGATGGCCAGCCTGCCGCCGCCACGCACACGGCCCGGTGACCTGCGTCCGATCAGGATGCCCGGACCCGGACCGGATTTCCTCGACGCGCCGGGCCAACCGGTCGGACTGATCGCCGTCGTGGAGAACTTCCGCGGGGTGGAGGCCGGCGTGCTGACCAGGGATGGTCAACGTGAGGGGCTCACCGAGACCGCCATCGGGCAACTGCTCGACGTGACGCCGCGACGGCCACCGATCACGGTCGACGTGGACGGGTTGGGCGGCTATCGACTGGTCGCGGCGCACAGTCGCAATGGCGACATCGTCGTCACGGGGCTGCCGATGGCCGACGTCAACGAGACCATGCTGCGGGTTCTGCTGATCATGGTCGTGGTGGCCGGGACGGCGCTGGTGGCGGCGACCATCCTGGGTGTCGTCATCACGCGACGCTCGCTGGCACCGCTCACTCGCGTCGCGGCGACAGCGCGCCGAGTGGCCAACCTGCCGCTGGACCGTGGCGAGGTCGAACTGCCGGTCCGCGTGCCCGAATCCGACGCCAACCCCAACACCGAGGTGGGGCAGATGGGGTCGGCGCTCAACCGGATGCTCGACCACATCTCGACCGCGTTGTCGACGCGCCAGGCCAGCGAGACCCGGGTGCGGCAGTTCGTCGCCGACGCCAGCCATGAACTGCGCACGCCGCTGACCGCGATCCGCGGCTACACCGAACTGGCGCAACGTCACCGGGATGAGGTGCCCGACGAGGTCGCCCACGCCATGGGACGCGTGGCGTCCGAGGCCGAGCGGATGACCAATCTGGTCGAGGACCTCCTGCTGCTGGCCCGGCTGGACTCGGGCCGGCCATTGGACCGCGAGGAGGTCGATCTGTCGCAGTTGGCGGTCGACACCGTGGCCGATGCCCACATCGCCGGACGTGACCACGAGTGGAACCTGGACCTGCCCGACGATCCGGTGGTGGTGATCGGCGACCGCGCCCGACTGCACCAGGTGATGGCGAATCTGCTGGCGAACGCCCGCGTCCACACCCCGGCCGGCACGACCGTCGCGGTGTCGTTGCGCGCCTCGGCCGACGGTCACGCGGAGATTCGGGTGAGCGACGACGGGCCGGGCATTCCGGCACAACTGCAGTCGGAGGTCTTCGAACGCTTCGCCCGCGGTGACTCGTCGCGCTCCCGCAACGGAGGCAGCACCGGGTTGGGCTTGGCGATCGTGTGGGCCGTCGTGAAGGCCCACCACGGGCAGATCACGGTGGACAGCAGGCCCGGGGACACCGTGTTCACGCTTCGCCTGCCCCTCACAGCCGACGCATAG
- a CDS encoding response regulator transcription factor gives MRRADGSPISVLVVDDETVLAEMVSMALRYEGWDITTANDGASAISAARTARPDVVVLDVMLPDMSGLDVLRRLREQNPGLAVLLLTAKDAVEDRIAGLTAGGDDYVTKPFSIEEVVLRLRALLRRTGVTTEDSGAQIVVGDLVLDEDSHEVTRGGDPITLTSTEFELLRFMMRNSKRVLSKAQILDRVWSYDFGGRSNIVELYISYLRKKIDNGRPPMIHTLRGAGYVLKPGV, from the coding sequence ATGCGGCGAGCCGACGGCAGTCCGATCAGCGTGCTCGTCGTCGACGACGAGACCGTCCTCGCCGAGATGGTCTCCATGGCACTTCGCTACGAGGGCTGGGACATCACCACCGCGAATGACGGGGCCAGCGCCATCAGCGCCGCCCGCACTGCCCGACCCGACGTCGTGGTGCTCGACGTCATGCTGCCGGACATGAGCGGCCTCGACGTGCTGCGTCGCCTGCGTGAACAGAACCCCGGCCTGGCCGTGCTGCTGCTGACCGCGAAGGACGCGGTCGAGGACCGAATCGCGGGACTGACTGCGGGCGGCGACGACTACGTCACCAAACCGTTCAGCATCGAGGAAGTCGTGCTGCGCCTGCGCGCCCTGCTGCGCCGCACCGGTGTGACGACCGAGGACAGCGGCGCGCAGATCGTGGTCGGCGACCTCGTCCTCGACGAGGACAGCCACGAGGTGACTCGCGGCGGCGACCCGATCACGCTGACGTCGACGGAGTTCGAACTGCTGCGCTTCATGATGCGCAACTCCAAGCGGGTGCTGTCCAAGGCGCAGATCCTGGACCGGGTGTGGAGCTATGACTTCGGCGGCCGGTCCAACATCGTCGAGCTGTACATCTCCTACCTGCGTAAGAAGATCGACAACGGCAGGCCGCCGATGATCCACACGCTGCGCGGGGCGGGATATGTCCTCAAGCCCGGGGTCTGA